Proteins from a genomic interval of Medicago truncatula cultivar Jemalong A17 chromosome 3, MtrunA17r5.0-ANR, whole genome shotgun sequence:
- the LOC112419843 gene encoding protein FAR1-RELATED SEQUENCE 5, with amino-acid sequence MSSVSGNMNGATIPIVEGVEKLGNNIDVNIVQNGEESVVDYIPHLEMEFESEAAAYEFYNKYSRRIGFGIRREYGNKSKKDGILTSRRFTCFKEGKRGVDKRDHLTKEGRVETRTGCDARMVISLDRKIGKYKVVDFVAQHNHLLEPPGYFHTPRSHRQISESRACQVVAADESRLKRKDFQEYVFKQDGGIDDVGYLQTRRMRSLMYGEVGALLMHFKRQSENPSFYYDFQMDVEEKITNVFWADAQMINDYGCSGDVITFDTTYMTNKDYRPLGVFVGLNNHKQMVVFGATLLYDETIPSFQWLFETFLKAMGGEKPKTLLTDQDEAMAKAISVVMPQTFHGLCTWRIRENAQTHVNHLYQKSSKFCSDFEACIDLHEEEGEFLNSWNVLLVEHNVSEDSWLRMIFQLKEKWAWVYVRKHFTAGMRSTQLSESFNAELKNYLKSDLNLVQFFSHFGRIVHGIRNNESEADYESRHKLPKLKMKRAPMLVQAGNIYTPKTFEEFQEEYEEYLGTCVKNLKEGLYVVTNYDNNKERMVIGNLMDQKVACDCRKFETHGILCSHALKVLDVMNIKLIPQHYILKRWTRDARLGSNHDLKGQHIELDTKAHFMRRYNDLCPQMIKLINKASKSHETYTFLSKVFEESDKIIDDMLAKKFVGVESLEMSHVSIPVAMEKIDNNVHTLDVGGEQGIKKARLLK; translated from the exons ATGAGTAGCGTTTCTG gaaacaTGAATGGGGCAACAATTCCAATAGTTGAAGGTGTAGAGAAATTGGGGAACAATATTGATGTGAATATTGTGCAAAATGGAGAAGAGAGTGTTGTTGATTATATACCACACTTGGAAATGGAGTTTGAATCTGAGGCAGCGGcatatgaattttataataaGTATAGTAGGAGAATTGGGTTCGGTATTCGTCGAGAATATGGaaataaaagcaaaaaagaTGGAATTCTGACTTCAAGAAGATTCACGTGCTTTAAAGAGGGTAAACGGGGTGTTGACAAACGAGACCATTTGACAAAAGAGGGGAGAGTGGAAACCAGAACGGGATGTGATGCACGTATGGTTATTTCACTTGATCGAAAGATTGGTAAGTACAAGGTTGTTGACTTTGTAgctcaacataatcatcttctTGAACCGCCAGGGTATTTTCATACTCCTCGCTCCCATCGACAAATATCTGAGTCACGAGCATGTCAAGTTGTAGCGGCTGATGAATCTAGATTAAAACGAAAAGATTTTCAGGAATATGTGTTCAAGCAAGATGGTGGGATAGATGATGTTGGTTATCTTCAAACTAGAAGGATGCGGTCACTAATGTATGGTGAAGTGGGTGCGTTGTTGATGCATTTCAAACGGCAAAGTGAAAATCCTTCATTCTATTATGACTTCCAAATGGATGTTGAAGAGAAAATAACAAATGTATTTTGGGCGGATGCACAAATGATAAACGATTATGGATGCTCCGGTGATGTCATCACTTTTGACACGACATACATGACAAATAAGGATTATCGCCCGTTGGGAGTATTTGTTGGACTAAATAATCACAAGCAGATGGTTGTTTTTGGTGCAACATTGCTATATGATGAAACAATCCCTTCTTTTCAATGGTTATTTGAAACTTTTCTCAAAGCAATGGGTGGAGAAAAGCCTAAAACCCTTCTAACTGATCAAGATGAAGCAATGGCTAAGGCTATTTCTGTAGTTATGCCGCAAACATTTCATGGGTTGTGCACTTGGCGTATAAGAGAAAATGCACAGACACATGTGAACCATCTTTATCAAAAGAGTTCAAAATTCTGCTCAGATTTTGAAGCATGCATTGATCTACATGAAGAGGAAGGTGAATTTTTGAACTCATGGAATGTTTTACTTGTTGAACATAATGTTTCTGAAGATTCATGGCTCCGTATGATTTTTCAATTAAAGGAAAAATGGGCATGGGTGTATGTTCGAAAACATTTCACTGCAGGTATGAGATCTACTCAATTAAGTGAGAGTTTTAATGCTGAgttgaaaaattatttgaagtcagatttaaatttagttcaatttttcTCACACTTTGGAAGGATTGTCCATGGAATACGGAACAATGAATCAGAAGCCGATTATGAGTCAAGACACAAGTTGcctaaattgaaaatgaaaagggcTCCTATGCTTGTACAAGCCGGAAATATTTACACTCCAAAAACCTTTGAGGAATTTCAAGAAGAATATGAGGAATATCTAGGCACTTGCGTAAAGAATTTGAAAGAAGGGTTGTATGTTGTTACAAATTATGATAATAATAAGGAGCGGATGGTAATAGGGAATCTTATGGATCAAAAGGTTGCTTGTGATTGTCGTAAATTTGAGACACACGGCATCTTATGCAGTCATGCTTTGAAAGTATTAGATGTTATGAATATTAAGCTGATTCCTCAACACTATATACTGAAGCGATGGACAAGAGATGCAAGATTGGGAAGTAATCATGATTTGAAAGGGCAGCATATTGAACTGGATACAAAAGCTCATTTCATGAGGCGATACAATGATTTATGTCCtcaaatgattaaattgatCAACAAAGCATCAAAATCTCATGAAACTTACACATTTTTGTCCAAAGTTTTTGAAGAGTCTGATAAAATAATTGATGATATGTTAGCTAAAAAGTTTGTGGGTGTAGAATCACTTGAGATGTCTCATGTATCCATACCCGTTGCCATGGAAAAAATTGACAACAATGTCCACACTCTGGATGTCGGTGGGGAGCAGGGTATAAAGAAAGCTAGATTGCTCAAATAA
- the LOC11429182 gene encoding putative disease resistance RPP13-like protein 1 isoform X2, giving the protein MAFVGEAFLSASLEVLLDRIIPDELLYFSRNKELDTSLLKKLKITLLSLQAVMNDAEEKQITNPAVKQWLDELRDALYDADDLLDEINTESLRCKLEAESQIQQPFSDQVLNFLSSPFKSFFRVVNSEIQDVFQRLEQFSLQKDILGLKQGVCGKVWHGIPTSSVVDESAIYGRDDDRKKLKEFLLSKDGGRNIGVISIVGMGGIGKTTLAKLLYNDLEVGENFDLKAWAYISKDFDVCRVTKILLECVSSKPVVTDNLNNLQVELQQSLRKKRYLLVLDDVWDGSYDEWNKLKAVFEAGEVGSKIVITTRDESVALAMQTHLPVHYLRSLRSEDCWSLLAHHAFGPNNCKEQSKLEVIGKEIAKRCGGLPLAAEAVGGLLRTKLSEKNWNKVLKSNIWDLPNIKVLPALLLSYHYLPAPLKRCFAYCSIFPKNSGLDKKMVVLLWMAEDLVHQYKGEKTIEEVGEEYFDELVSRSLIRRQMVNAKESFMMHDLINELATTVSSAFCIRLEDPKPCESLERARHLSYIRGNYDCFNKFNMFHESKCLRTLLALPLRHWWSSKYPNLRSHYLSSKLLFDLLPAMKRLRVLSLSHYNNITELPNSFVNLIHLRYLDLSNTKIEKLPDVICKLYNLQTLLLSKCSSLTELPEDIGNLVNLRHLDLSDTKLKVMPIQIAKLQNLQTLSSFVVSRQSNGLKIGELRKFPHLQGKLSISKLQNVTDLSDAVHANLEKKEEIDELTLEWDRDTTEDSQMERLVLEQLQPSTNLKKLTIQFFGGTSFPNWLGDSSFRNMMYLRISGCDHCWSLPPLGELLSLKELFISGLISVKMVGTEFYGSISSLSFQPFPSLEILCFEDMPEWKEWNMIGGTTIEFPSLRRLFLCDCPKLKGNIPQNLPSLVELELSKCPLLRSQEVDSSISSSIRRPSHPEWMMIELNSLKQLTISSIVSLSSFPLELLPRTLKSLTFLSCENLEFLPHESSPIDTSLEKLQIFNSCNSMTSFYLGCFPVLKSLFILGCKNLKSISVAEDDASHSHSFLQSLSIYACPNLESFPFHGLTTPNLNSFMVSSCPKLKSLPEPIHSLSSLYQLIVYGLPKLQTFAQESLPSNLRILEVSNCGSLSTSAITKWGLKYLTCLAELRIRGKWLQHLTSLENLEISDCRRLESLPEEGLPSSLSVLTIKRCLLLQANCQSNGGKEWPKISHIPCIIIDKKVII; this is encoded by the exons ATGGCATTTGTTGGAGAAGCATTCCTCTCAGCTTCTTTGGAAGTATTGCTAGACAGAATCATTCCTGATGAGTTACTATACTTTTCTAGGAACAAAGAACTTGACACATCACTCCTCAAAAAGCTGAAAATAACACTGTTGAGTCTTCAAGCTGTGATGAATGATGCTGAGGAGAAACAAATCACCAACCCTGCTGTTAAACAATGGTTGGATGAACTAAGAGATGCTCTCTATGATGCTGATGATTTGTTGGATGAAATCAACACTGAATCTTTGAGATGCAAATTGGAAGCTGAGTCTCAAATTCAACAACCTTTTAGTGATCAGgttttgaattttctttcttctcctttcaAAAGCTTTTTTAGAGTTGTTAATTCTGAAATACAAGATGTTTTTCAAAGATTGGAACAATTTTCATTGCAAAAAGATATCCTTGGATTGAAACAAGGTGTTTGTGGCAAAGTTTGGCATGGAATACCTACTAGTTCTGTTGTTGATGAATCTGCTATTTATGGTAGAGATGATGATAGAAAGAAACTCAAAGAGTTTTTACTATCAAAAGATGGTGGAAGGAACATAGGAGTGATATCTATTGTTGGTATGGGAGGGATTGGAAAAACAACACTAGCTAAACTACTTTACAATGATCTTGAGGTAGGAGAGAATTTTGACCTAAAAGCTTGGGCATATATATCAAAGGATTTTGATGTTTGTAGGGTGACAAAAATTCTTCTTGAATGTGTCAGTTCAAAGCCGGTTGTCACGGATAACTTGAATAATCTACAAGTGGAGTTACAGCAaagtttgagaaaaaaaagatatttgctTGTTCTGGATGATGTCTGGGATGGAAGTTATGATGAATGGAACAAACTGAAGGCTGTTTTTGAAGCCGGGGAAGTGGGAAGTAAGATCGTCATCACAACACGGGATGAAAGTGTTGCATTAGCAATGCAAACTCATCTTCCTGTCCACTATTTGAGATCTCTTCGTAGTGAAGATTGTTGGTCTTTACTTGCGCATCACGCATTTGGACCGAATAACTGCAAGGAACAATCGAAACTTGAAGTAATTGGCAAAGAAATTGCAAAAAGATGTGGTGGCTTGCCGTTAGCTGCAGAAGCCGTTGGGGGTCTTCTCCGCACCAAATTATCAGAAAAGAACTGGAATAAGGTATTAAAAAGTAACATCTGGGATTTGCCAAATATCAAAGTGCTACCGGCTCTTCTATTGAGCTATCACTATCTTCCTGCTCCTTTGAAGCGATGTTTTGcttattgttcaatttttccaaaGAACTCCGGTTTAGATAAGAAGATGGTGGTTCTGCTATGGATGGCAGAAGACTTGGTACATCAGTATAAAGGTGAAAAAACTATAGAAGAGGTAGGAGAAGAATACTTTGATGAACTTGTATCACGGTCGCTAATACGTAGACAGATGGTCAATGCGAAAGAAAGCTTCATGATGCATGACCTTATCAATGAATTAGCAACAACTGTTTCATCTGCATTTTGTATCAGGCTTGAGGATCCAAAGCCATGTGAAAGTCTTGAAAGAGCTCGTCATTTGTCATACATTCGAGGGAATTATGACTGCTTCAATAAATTCAATATGTTTCATGAATCAAAGTGTCTTCGAACCTTACTAGCCTTACCGTTAAGACATTGGTGGTCATCAAAATATCCTAATCTGAGAAGCCATTATCTATCAAGCAAGTTACTATTTGATTTGTTACCTGCAATGAAACGGTTGAGGGTGTTATCTTTGTCACACTATAACAATATCACTGAGTTGCCTAACTCTTTCGTAAATTTAATACATCTGCGGTATTTAGATCTCTCCAAcactaaaatagaaaaattgcCAGATGTAATATGCAAGCTCTACAATCTTCAAACCTTATTGTTGTCGAAATGTAGCTCTCTTACTGAATTACCCGAGGACATTGGAAATTTGGTTAATCTACGTCACCTCGATTTAAGTGACACTAAGTTGAAGGTGATGCCTATACAAATAGCCAAACTGCAAAATCTTCAAACACTGTCTTCATTTGTTGTCAGCAGACAATCAAACGGGTTGAAGATTGGGGAGCTGAGAAAATTTCCACATCTACAAGGGAAATTGTCAATCTCAAAGTTACAAAATGTTACTGACCTCTCTGATGCTGTTCATGCCAACttggagaagaaagaagaaattgaTGAGTTGACATTAGAATGGGATCGTGATACAACAGAAGACTCGCAAATGGAAAGACTTGTACTTGAACAGTTGCAGCCCTCAACAAATTTGAAGAAACTCACAATCCAATTCTTTGGTGGAACCAGCTTTCCGAATTGGTTAGGAGATTCCTCATTTCGCAACATGATGTATTTGCGCATCAGTGGTTGTGATCATTGTTGGTCACTTCCTCCCCTAGGAGAGTTGCTTAGTCTCAAAGAACTCTTCATTTCTGGACTAATATCAGTGAAAATGGTTGGTACTGAGTTTTACGGAAGCATTAGTTCCCTTTCCTTTCAACCATTTCCCtccttggaaattttgtgtTTCGAGGATATGCCAGAATGGAAGGAATGGAACATGATTGGAGGTACCACTATTGAGTTTCCTAGTCTAAGGCGTTTGTTTCTATGTGATTGTCCGAAACTCAAAGGAAACATACCACAGAACCTTCCTTCTTTAGTTGAACTCGAGTTGTCAAAATGTCCTCTGCTCAGGTCACAAGAGGTTGATAGCAGCATCAGCAGCAGCATTCGAAGGCCATCACATCCCGAGTGGATGATGATTGAACtcaattctctcaaacagtTGACTATCTCAAGCATTGTTTCTCTGAGTTCCTTCCCATTAGAACTTCTCCCTAGAACATTAAAATCTCTCACTTTCCTTTCTTGTGAGAATCTAGAATTCTTACCTCACGAATCCTCACCTATTGACACTTCACTTGAGAAATTGCAAATATTCAACAGCTGTAATTCAATGACATCCTTTTATCTAGGCTGTTTCCCTGTCCTCAAAAGTCTCTTCATCTTAGGCTGTAAAAATCTAAAATCTATTTCTGTTGCAGAAGATGATGCATCACATAGTCATTCCTTTCTTCAAAGTTTATCCATATATGCCTGTCCTAATCTTGAATCATTTCCATTTCATGGACTCACTACTCCTAACCTCAATAGTTTCATGGTGTCAAGTTGTCCTAAGCTTAAGTCACTACCTGAACCTATTCACAGTCTATCCAGCCTTTATCAATTGATTGTGTATGGACTTCCAAAACTGCAGACCTTTGCACAGGAGAGTTTACCAAGCAATTTAAGGATACTTGAAGTGTCGAATTGTGGGAGTTTGTCTACTTCAGCTATCACTAAGTGGGGTTTGAAGTACCTTACTTGTCTTGCTGAGTTGCGAATTCGAG GGAAGTGGCTTCAGCATCTCACGTCTCTTGAAAACCTTGAGATTTCAGATTGTCGCCGGCTTGAATCCTTACCGGAAGAGGGACTGCCTTCCTCTCTTTCGGTACTGACTATCAAGCGATGCCTTTTACTGCAAGCAAACTGTCAGAGCAATGGAGGCAAAGAGTGGCCTAAGATTTCACATATTCCATGcataattattgataaaaaagtGATAATATGA
- the LOC11429182 gene encoding putative disease resistance RPP13-like protein 1 isoform X1, whose amino-acid sequence MAFVGEAFLSASLEVLLDRIIPDELLYFSRNKELDTSLLKKLKITLLSLQAVMNDAEEKQITNPAVKQWLDELRDALYDADDLLDEINTESLRCKLEAESQIQQPFSDQVLNFLSSPFKSFFRVVNSEIQDVFQRLEQFSLQKDILGLKQGVCGKVWHGIPTSSVVDESAIYGRDDDRKKLKEFLLSKDGGRNIGVISIVGMGGIGKTTLAKLLYNDLEVGENFDLKAWAYISKDFDVCRVTKILLECVSSKPVVTDNLNNLQVELQQSLRKKRYLLVLDDVWDGSYDEWNKLKAVFEAGEVGSKIVITTRDESVALAMQTHLPVHYLRSLRSEDCWSLLAHHAFGPNNCKEQSKLEVIGKEIAKRCGGLPLAAEAVGGLLRTKLSEKNWNKVLKSNIWDLPNIKVLPALLLSYHYLPAPLKRCFAYCSIFPKNSGLDKKMVVLLWMAEDLVHQYKGEKTIEEVGEEYFDELVSRSLIRRQMVNAKESFMMHDLINELATTVSSAFCIRLEDPKPCESLERARHLSYIRGNYDCFNKFNMFHESKCLRTLLALPLRHWWSSKYPNLRSHYLSSKLLFDLLPAMKRLRVLSLSHYNNITELPNSFVNLIHLRYLDLSNTKIEKLPDVICKLYNLQTLLLSKCSSLTELPEDIGNLVNLRHLDLSDTKLKVMPIQIAKLQNLQTLSSFVVSRQSNGLKIGELRKFPHLQGKLSISKLQNVTDLSDAVHANLEKKEEIDELTLEWDRDTTEDSQMERLVLEQLQPSTNLKKLTIQFFGGTSFPNWLGDSSFRNMMYLRISGCDHCWSLPPLGELLSLKELFISGLISVKMVGTEFYGSISSLSFQPFPSLEILCFEDMPEWKEWNMIGGTTIEFPSLRRLFLCDCPKLKGNIPQNLPSLVELELSKCPLLRSQEVDSSISSSIRRPSHPEWMMIELNSLKQLTISSIVSLSSFPLELLPRTLKSLTFLSCENLEFLPHESSPIDTSLEKLQIFNSCNSMTSFYLGCFPVLKSLFILGCKNLKSISVAEDDASHSHSFLQSLSIYACPNLESFPFHGLTTPNLNSFMVSSCPKLKSLPEPIHSLSSLYQLIVYGLPKLQTFAQESLPSNLRILEVSNCGSLSTSAITKWGLKYLTCLAELRIRGDGLVNSLMKMEESLLPNSLVSIHISHLYYKKCLTGKWLQHLTSLENLEISDCRRLESLPEEGLPSSLSVLTIKRCLLLQANCQSNGGKEWPKISHIPCIIIDKKVII is encoded by the coding sequence ATGGCATTTGTTGGAGAAGCATTCCTCTCAGCTTCTTTGGAAGTATTGCTAGACAGAATCATTCCTGATGAGTTACTATACTTTTCTAGGAACAAAGAACTTGACACATCACTCCTCAAAAAGCTGAAAATAACACTGTTGAGTCTTCAAGCTGTGATGAATGATGCTGAGGAGAAACAAATCACCAACCCTGCTGTTAAACAATGGTTGGATGAACTAAGAGATGCTCTCTATGATGCTGATGATTTGTTGGATGAAATCAACACTGAATCTTTGAGATGCAAATTGGAAGCTGAGTCTCAAATTCAACAACCTTTTAGTGATCAGgttttgaattttctttcttctcctttcaAAAGCTTTTTTAGAGTTGTTAATTCTGAAATACAAGATGTTTTTCAAAGATTGGAACAATTTTCATTGCAAAAAGATATCCTTGGATTGAAACAAGGTGTTTGTGGCAAAGTTTGGCATGGAATACCTACTAGTTCTGTTGTTGATGAATCTGCTATTTATGGTAGAGATGATGATAGAAAGAAACTCAAAGAGTTTTTACTATCAAAAGATGGTGGAAGGAACATAGGAGTGATATCTATTGTTGGTATGGGAGGGATTGGAAAAACAACACTAGCTAAACTACTTTACAATGATCTTGAGGTAGGAGAGAATTTTGACCTAAAAGCTTGGGCATATATATCAAAGGATTTTGATGTTTGTAGGGTGACAAAAATTCTTCTTGAATGTGTCAGTTCAAAGCCGGTTGTCACGGATAACTTGAATAATCTACAAGTGGAGTTACAGCAaagtttgagaaaaaaaagatatttgctTGTTCTGGATGATGTCTGGGATGGAAGTTATGATGAATGGAACAAACTGAAGGCTGTTTTTGAAGCCGGGGAAGTGGGAAGTAAGATCGTCATCACAACACGGGATGAAAGTGTTGCATTAGCAATGCAAACTCATCTTCCTGTCCACTATTTGAGATCTCTTCGTAGTGAAGATTGTTGGTCTTTACTTGCGCATCACGCATTTGGACCGAATAACTGCAAGGAACAATCGAAACTTGAAGTAATTGGCAAAGAAATTGCAAAAAGATGTGGTGGCTTGCCGTTAGCTGCAGAAGCCGTTGGGGGTCTTCTCCGCACCAAATTATCAGAAAAGAACTGGAATAAGGTATTAAAAAGTAACATCTGGGATTTGCCAAATATCAAAGTGCTACCGGCTCTTCTATTGAGCTATCACTATCTTCCTGCTCCTTTGAAGCGATGTTTTGcttattgttcaatttttccaaaGAACTCCGGTTTAGATAAGAAGATGGTGGTTCTGCTATGGATGGCAGAAGACTTGGTACATCAGTATAAAGGTGAAAAAACTATAGAAGAGGTAGGAGAAGAATACTTTGATGAACTTGTATCACGGTCGCTAATACGTAGACAGATGGTCAATGCGAAAGAAAGCTTCATGATGCATGACCTTATCAATGAATTAGCAACAACTGTTTCATCTGCATTTTGTATCAGGCTTGAGGATCCAAAGCCATGTGAAAGTCTTGAAAGAGCTCGTCATTTGTCATACATTCGAGGGAATTATGACTGCTTCAATAAATTCAATATGTTTCATGAATCAAAGTGTCTTCGAACCTTACTAGCCTTACCGTTAAGACATTGGTGGTCATCAAAATATCCTAATCTGAGAAGCCATTATCTATCAAGCAAGTTACTATTTGATTTGTTACCTGCAATGAAACGGTTGAGGGTGTTATCTTTGTCACACTATAACAATATCACTGAGTTGCCTAACTCTTTCGTAAATTTAATACATCTGCGGTATTTAGATCTCTCCAAcactaaaatagaaaaattgcCAGATGTAATATGCAAGCTCTACAATCTTCAAACCTTATTGTTGTCGAAATGTAGCTCTCTTACTGAATTACCCGAGGACATTGGAAATTTGGTTAATCTACGTCACCTCGATTTAAGTGACACTAAGTTGAAGGTGATGCCTATACAAATAGCCAAACTGCAAAATCTTCAAACACTGTCTTCATTTGTTGTCAGCAGACAATCAAACGGGTTGAAGATTGGGGAGCTGAGAAAATTTCCACATCTACAAGGGAAATTGTCAATCTCAAAGTTACAAAATGTTACTGACCTCTCTGATGCTGTTCATGCCAACttggagaagaaagaagaaattgaTGAGTTGACATTAGAATGGGATCGTGATACAACAGAAGACTCGCAAATGGAAAGACTTGTACTTGAACAGTTGCAGCCCTCAACAAATTTGAAGAAACTCACAATCCAATTCTTTGGTGGAACCAGCTTTCCGAATTGGTTAGGAGATTCCTCATTTCGCAACATGATGTATTTGCGCATCAGTGGTTGTGATCATTGTTGGTCACTTCCTCCCCTAGGAGAGTTGCTTAGTCTCAAAGAACTCTTCATTTCTGGACTAATATCAGTGAAAATGGTTGGTACTGAGTTTTACGGAAGCATTAGTTCCCTTTCCTTTCAACCATTTCCCtccttggaaattttgtgtTTCGAGGATATGCCAGAATGGAAGGAATGGAACATGATTGGAGGTACCACTATTGAGTTTCCTAGTCTAAGGCGTTTGTTTCTATGTGATTGTCCGAAACTCAAAGGAAACATACCACAGAACCTTCCTTCTTTAGTTGAACTCGAGTTGTCAAAATGTCCTCTGCTCAGGTCACAAGAGGTTGATAGCAGCATCAGCAGCAGCATTCGAAGGCCATCACATCCCGAGTGGATGATGATTGAACtcaattctctcaaacagtTGACTATCTCAAGCATTGTTTCTCTGAGTTCCTTCCCATTAGAACTTCTCCCTAGAACATTAAAATCTCTCACTTTCCTTTCTTGTGAGAATCTAGAATTCTTACCTCACGAATCCTCACCTATTGACACTTCACTTGAGAAATTGCAAATATTCAACAGCTGTAATTCAATGACATCCTTTTATCTAGGCTGTTTCCCTGTCCTCAAAAGTCTCTTCATCTTAGGCTGTAAAAATCTAAAATCTATTTCTGTTGCAGAAGATGATGCATCACATAGTCATTCCTTTCTTCAAAGTTTATCCATATATGCCTGTCCTAATCTTGAATCATTTCCATTTCATGGACTCACTACTCCTAACCTCAATAGTTTCATGGTGTCAAGTTGTCCTAAGCTTAAGTCACTACCTGAACCTATTCACAGTCTATCCAGCCTTTATCAATTGATTGTGTATGGACTTCCAAAACTGCAGACCTTTGCACAGGAGAGTTTACCAAGCAATTTAAGGATACTTGAAGTGTCGAATTGTGGGAGTTTGTCTACTTCAGCTATCACTAAGTGGGGTTTGAAGTACCTTACTTGTCTTGCTGAGTTGCGAATTCGAGGTGATGGTCTTGTGAATTCCCTGATGAAAATGGAAGAGTCATTGCTTCCGAATTCTCTCGTATCGATACACATCTCtcatctttattataaaaaatgctTAACAGGGAAGTGGCTTCAGCATCTCACGTCTCTTGAAAACCTTGAGATTTCAGATTGTCGCCGGCTTGAATCCTTACCGGAAGAGGGACTGCCTTCCTCTCTTTCGGTACTGACTATCAAGCGATGCCTTTTACTGCAAGCAAACTGTCAGAGCAATGGAGGCAAAGAGTGGCCTAAGATTTCACATATTCCATGcataattattgataaaaaagtGATAATATGA